The genome window TTTTCCGTGCGGCGCGCGACACCGCGCTTCTGCAGCAGTCGGTCGCGAACGACCCCTTCCTTCTCCCCGCAGGAAAGCTCCTCTCCATGATCACGATCGACGCCGCCCGGGCGATCGGACGCGAGCACGATCTGGGGTCGCTCGAGGTCGGAAAGCTCGCCGACATCACGACGATCAATATGAAGTCGCCCCACCTGATGCCGCGCCTCATGCCGATCCATCAGCTCATGCTTTTCGGAAACGCCGGCGACGTTGCGGATGTCTTCGTTGCTGGCAGGGTGCTCATGCGCGATCGAGAGGTGCTGAGCGTCGCGGAAGCAGATGTCTTCGAGTGCGCGGAAGCTGCGAGCTGTGAAGCAATTCATCGGGCGGGGTATGAGAGGCTCTTGAAGCCAAGCGCTAACTTCTGGACGGGGGCACAGAGCAATCTCGATGAGCTTCGGGAGCCTTGAAGCTTTTCATGATTGGCGAGCTGACGAGTGAACTTTCCGCAGTAGGCGATGCCGTAAGCACAGTACTTCCGGCATCGCCTCTGAAGGCTCTCGGCGTAGTTCTTTTGCCAACCTGCTTTGAGGTCGTTGACAGCGTCAAGCAGGCCTCTCCTCGGACTACGCGTTTGATCTCGATCACTGGTGCACTTTTAATGCGCGCCGAACGAGTAATCTGTTATATCTATAAGCTGATTATAGATTACGTAACATTAATTTAAACCCGCACAAGAAATGATCTCATGCGGGTTTGAAATCAGACGAGCATCAATCTCATCCGAGGACCGGCTTAGAAGCGGTACTGCATCTGAACGCCGAGGAGGTAGGCGTCAAGGTGACGGAACTTGCCGATCTGTTCGCCGTTGCTGCGAGGATCGTGGTTATAGAGCGAACGTTCATGTACGCCGTGCAGATGTGCAAAGCCGATATCCGTCTGGAAATCCTTCGTCCAGTGGAAGGAAGAACCAATCGCGAACCACCAGCGGTCAGCATCAGGAATAAGTGCCGTACGGGTCTTTGGGTCGCCGATGGCAGAAGTTTCATAGGCAACACCACCGCGCAACGTCCAGAAGGAATTCACGCGAAGGTCGTAACCTACAGAATAAAGGTAGGTATCGACCCAATTATTCTCGATGTTGGCAAGATTGTTGAAAACAGTGGACAAAAAGCGAATTTCATTTGCGGAGATAGCTCCACTTTGTCCAAGTGCTTGAAGTGTCCCACCGACTTTGGAACTGAGTTCCGGAGCATCGGTTTTGAGACTCTTGAAGCTAGACCAATCTGCCCAACGGAAGGTAGCGTAAAGGCTGAGGTAGTCGTTGACATCCCATGCTGCATTGAACATTGCCCAAGCCGGACCAGAAACCGTAACAGAAGCGTCATAGTCACCGCTCAAGCTGCCCATAGCACCCGCACCGCGTGTTTTGAGCGTTCCGTTTGTTTTGTGCTTCGTTTCAGAACGATACGACACACCAAATCGAACGTTCTCGACGGGTGCCCACATCATGCCGAGATTGAATCCCCAGGTAAATCCATCTGCCGTGTATTCATTATGGAGAGTGCCGTACTGTCCCATATTGACGCCGACGCCAAACTTCGCATCCACATACTGCAGCGCAAGACCTGCGCCAAAGGAAAGCGTATCGGTAGCCTTCCAGGCGAAATTCGGGTTGAAGTTGATGACGGTGATCTTGGCATCCGTACCAAGTTCCTGATGATTCCAATTAGAGTCATATTCAGTAGCAAGACCGTACGGAATCGTCAGGGCCAGACCAACCCACGTCGTGTCGTTGATCTGGTGCGAGATGTAGCCGTGCGGAAGAACTTCTTCGCTCGCGCGGCCGTTTTCCTTGGAGCCGTCATTGCCGACATACTCAAGATTGAGACCAACGCCCACAGCGCCCAGCTGAACCTGCGTGCCCGGATGAAGGGTCATCGTGGCCGGGTTGTAGTACATGCCCGAAACGTCGGTGCCGTCGACGCCGACGCCGGCGTAGGCGCGGCCGAGGGCGAGAGCGGACTGTTCAGTAAGCTGGAAGCCGGCGGCATAGGCCGTCGAGGCGAAAGCGGAAGCCACGGCGAGAGCCGTTGCCGCAATCTTGAGGTTCGTGCGGATCACGAGTATCTCCTGCGATCAGTTTGAATTGAGGAAATGCGTTCAGCGGACGCTCTCGCGCCCGCGATATATGTTTGGCAACGAATTTTGCGCGTCGGAAAAGCTCTATGGAAAATCAAAAATTAGGTGTATACCCGTATACAGATGGTTGGCCTCATGCATAAGGATGATCCCGATGGATTTCCCATTTTTAAGATTAACTATTTGTTTAGTAATGAAAATATTGATTTTGTTATTCTGTTTGGCGTTAATTGATTGCCGGAGAGCTCGGCGCGCATGAGCTAATCCGAAATAATTTTGGGAATCTGATGTGGAATTGCGACAGGCGCAAGAAAAACGGCCTGACGCTTTATGTAAAAGCGCAGGCCGTTTGCCTCAGGGACTGAACTTGCAGCCCGATCAGTGCCGCGAGAAGCGGTCGATGAAGGCCATCACGAGCGCGGAAAGAACGAATGTCAGGTGGATGATTACGTACCAGACGAGCTTGTCGTTCGCGATCTCCTGAATGCCCATGAAGATTCTGAGGAGGTGAATCGACGAAATGGCGACGATCGCCGCAGCCACCTTGTTCTTGAGGGAACCCGTATCGAGTTTTCCGAGCCAGGAGAGGCGTTCCGCATCCTTCTCGATGTCGATCGAGGAGACGTAGTTCTCATAGCCCGAGAACATCACCATCACGAGAAGGCCGCCCACGAGGCCCATGTCGATGAAGGAAAGAATGGCGAGGATCAGGTCGTTCTCGGAGAGTTCAAGCACATGCGGGAGCACATGAACGACTTCCTGGAAAAATTTGATCGCGAGAGCCAGAAGCGCAAAAGAAAGTCCGATGTAGATGGGGGCAAGGAGCCAGCGTGTGGCGTACATCAGGCGTTCGACGGTTTTTTCCATGGTGCGTGTTTGTTTTTTTGTTGGGGTCCAAAAAAGGGAAGAAGAGCTTAATACTTTCGACGGAGGCAAGGTGTAAACGAAGCGTGAAAATTCACGTCTCCGTTTGCCCGTTAGACTTGGAGCCTCTAATCCGGACTCTTCAATCAGGGACAGAAGGAATGCCAGACGACAAGAAAGCCCGCATTGCGGCGCTGATTCCCGCGGCAGGCGTCGGACGCCGTATGGGAGCGGGGATCCCGAAGCAGTACATGGATATTGCGGGCGAACCCATGCTTCTGCAGACCGTCCGCGCGCTCGAGCGCGTTTCGCGCATTGACGCCATTTACGTGGTGGTAAGTCAGGAGGACGCCTGGATCGACGAAACGGCAAAAGCGTTCGGTCCCCGCGTGAAGGTCCTTCGGGCGGGCGGTCGCGAGCGTGCCGACACGGTATTGGGGGGGCTTATGGCTGCGAACCTCCCGGGCGACGCCTGGGTGCTCGTGCATGATGCAGCGCGTCCCTGCGTGAGGCCTTCGGAAGTGAATCACCTCCTGGATGAGGTTTTAGGCGACTCAAGCGTCGAAGGCGGCATTCTCGCCGTTCCGATGGCCGATACCGTGAAGCGCACCGACTCGCGGCGCAGAATTCTCGAGACCGTCCCGAGGGAAAATCTCTGGCGCGCGGCGACGCCGCAGCTCTTTCGCGCGAGAACGCTGATGAATGCGCTGCAAAGAAGCACGGAAGGCGTTACCGATGAAGCGAGCGCCGTTGAGCGGCTCGGCCTTCCCGTCAAGGCCGTTTCCTGCCGCTCAGCCAACATCAAGGTCACGCAGCCCGGGGATGAAATCGTCGCCGGCCTTATTCTTGGAGAGAAAAACATGACGATTCCCAATATCCGCGTGGGTCAGGGATACGATTCGCACCGTCTGGTCGAGGGGCGTCCCCTGGTTCTGGGCGGCATCACGATTCCCTTTGAAAAGGGCCTTGACGGCCATTCTGATGCCGACGTGCTCCTTCATGCCATTACGGATGCGGTGCTGGGCGCTTCGGCGCTAGGCGACATAGGAACGCACTTTCCGCCCTCGGACCCCAGGTGGAAGGGTGCGGACAGCGCGAAGCTCCTCGCGGCAGTGATGGAGCTCGTGCGCGCAGAAGGCTGGACCCTCGTCAATATCGATTCCACCATCGTGGCCGAACGCCCGAAGATCGGCCCCCACATGAAGGCGATCCGCGAGAGCGTTGCAAGAACCCTCGGGATCGATATGGAGCGCGTGAGCGTCAAGGCAAAAACCAATGAA of Sutterella faecalis contains these proteins:
- a CDS encoding TIGR00645 family protein: MEKTVERLMYATRWLLAPIYIGLSFALLALAIKFFQEVVHVLPHVLELSENDLILAILSFIDMGLVGGLLVMVMFSGYENYVSSIDIEKDAERLSWLGKLDTGSLKNKVAAAIVAISSIHLLRIFMGIQEIANDKLVWYVIIHLTFVLSALVMAFIDRFSRH
- a CDS encoding OmpP1/FadL family transporter; its protein translation is MIRTNLKIAATALAVASAFASTAYAAGFQLTEQSALALGRAYAGVGVDGTDVSGMYYNPATMTLHPGTQVQLGAVGVGLNLEYVGNDGSKENGRASEEVLPHGYISHQINDTTWVGLALTIPYGLATEYDSNWNHQELGTDAKITVINFNPNFAWKATDTLSFGAGLALQYVDAKFGVGVNMGQYGTLHNEYTADGFTWGFNLGMMWAPVENVRFGVSYRSETKHKTNGTLKTRGAGAMGSLSGDYDASVTVSGPAWAMFNAAWDVNDYLSLYATFRWADWSSFKSLKTDAPELSSKVGGTLQALGQSGAISANEIRFLSTVFNNLANIENNWVDTYLYSVGYDLRVNSFWTLRGGVAYETSAIGDPKTRTALIPDADRWWFAIGSSFHWTKDFQTDIGFAHLHGVHERSLYNHDPRSNGEQIGKFRHLDAYLLGVQMQYRF
- the ispF gene encoding 2-C-methyl-D-erythritol 2,4-cyclodiphosphate synthase, encoding MPDDKKARIAALIPAAGVGRRMGAGIPKQYMDIAGEPMLLQTVRALERVSRIDAIYVVVSQEDAWIDETAKAFGPRVKVLRAGGRERADTVLGGLMAANLPGDAWVLVHDAARPCVRPSEVNHLLDEVLGDSSVEGGILAVPMADTVKRTDSRRRILETVPRENLWRAATPQLFRARTLMNALQRSTEGVTDEASAVERLGLPVKAVSCRSANIKVTQPGDEIVAGLILGEKNMTIPNIRVGQGYDSHRLVEGRPLVLGGITIPFEKGLDGHSDADVLLHAITDAVLGASALGDIGTHFPPSDPRWKGADSAKLLAAVMELVRAEGWTLVNIDSTIVAERPKIGPHMKAIRESVARTLGIDMERVSVKAKTNEKMDAVGREEGMASYAVALLMKTPQG